The Cryptomeria japonica chromosome 2, Sugi_1.0, whole genome shotgun sequence region TGAATTGAGAAAACTTTCTTTCAATTCTAGGCAAACTGGGGCCCAAAGGAGCAGGGAATTCAGCAAACTTGATAGAAACAAATCTGAGGCTCAGAGGGCACTCAAAGGTTTGAAATTTGTTAATACTGCAACTGGGAACCAAGATATGGAGCAACAGTGGACATCTGTGGAGATGCGTTTTGAGCAGCTTGCCTTCAATGGAATGCTGTCCAGAGAGGACTTTGGACAATGCATAGGTGATTTTACTATAAACCAATCATATACATTATACATTATGTTAAATAGTTTTCACAATTCTATTAATAGATAAGAGCTTTCCACAGTCTATAAAATTATGAAAAGTTTTTCTGGGTAAAACTGTGTATGTATTTTTGTTCTTTTCTGATGATGAATCACTGAATTTGTATTGAAACGTCCAACAAAAATACTTACACAATTTtattgagaaaaaaatttcaaactccATTTAATCCTTGCATTCACATGCCAAAGTTGATAAATGACAGTTGAATTGCATTGTTTACAAGAATCAGAAGGTTTAAATAATTAATGTACAGTTCTCTAAGTGGTATTGTTTGCTGGCGTTAATTATAATTCCATCTCTTTTCACACAGGTATGCAGGATTCCAAGGAATTCGCTGTGGAAGTTTTTGATGCTTTAGCACGCCGAAGAGGCGAGCAATGTGGCAGTGGCAGCATAAATAAAGAAACTCTGAGACAGTTCTGGACAGAACTGGCTGACCAAAGCTTTGACTCCAGGATGCAAATCTTTTTTGAAATGTGAGTGAAAGAAATGCAATTTTCTCCCATTCCAAgattatgttttgttttgtttttattagtTAGGAGTTCAAGAAATTATAAGATTTTTGAGCAGTAACAGCATTTCTTTGCTTGTTATGTCATTGTGCAGTGTGGACAAGAATGCTGATGGACGAATTACAGAGGACGAGGTTAAAGAGGTGAGTGGGTGGGTTTTATGGTGAAATTAATGCAATTTCATATGAACAGTTTAAACAAATCAAAGCTTAGAATGTGTTGTTTAAGCTTACTTCTATTATAACAATGGATTTGCTTGTGAAAATTTTAACAGGTTATTATGTTAAGCGCATCTGCAAACAAACTCTCCAATTTGAAAGAACAAGCAGGAGAATATGCTGCACTCCTCATGGAAGAGCTTGACCCCGACAATCAAGGTTATATTGAGGTACGTTTATCAAATAATGTTACATTTGAATTCAAGCTGATAGAATCTCAATCTTCTAAGAAGATCTTATCAGAACATCTCTATTCTCTTTTCTTGCTATCTGTCCTGATGATTGATCATACAGTTTGATCCAAAACATTGGCAACAAATAATTTACAAGGTCTAATCCAGAAATTAGCATACTGCAACCTCTTACTTTTTTAACAGAATACAAGATGGCAAACTGTCCTTATCCTGTTTCCTTCCTGTTTAATCAGATTTCACAGCTAGAGATCCTGCTGACAAGGCCAATGATCACCTCAGGTTCAATGAGACCAAACTACTACAGTCAGAATCTGTACAGCCAAAACCTAAGCCAATCCCTGGTTCCTCTGAGAAGAGGCAATGTGATGAAAAGGACAGCTAAAAAGTGGAAGTATTTCATTGAAGAGAATTGGCAGAGGATGTGGATAATGGCAATGTGGATAGGCATCATGTGTGGTCTTTTCAGTTGGAAGTTTATACAATACAAACACAGGGCAGTATATCAAGTAATGGGCTACTGTGTTTGTTCAGCCAAAGGAGCAGCTGAAACCCTAAAATTCAATTTTGCATTAATCCTGCTTCCAGTTTGCAGAAACCTAATTACATGGCTGAGAAATAACACCAAACTGGAAATCATTGTGCCATTTGATGATAATTTAAATTTTCACAAGGCAAGCATTTTTAATCTCAACTTTTACACCAAAAACCAACTTTTTTTTTTGGCCCAAGAAAAGAACCCATCTGACATTTGAAAGATTTTGCAGGTTATTGCAATAGCTATAGCCATTGGAGTAATTGTGCATGGAGGTGCTCACTTGACTTGTGATTTTCCAAGGCTTCTGCATACAAGTGATGAGAAATATGAACTGATGAAGCCTTTCTTTGGGCATGAGAGGCCTCCTAATTACTGGCACTTTGTGTTCAGTGTAGAGGGTATCACAGGAGTAGTGATGGTTATTCTTATGATCATTGCATATACTTTGGCTGGGCCATGGTTCAGAAGAAACAGAGTAAAACTCCCTTGGGGACTGCACAGACTTACTGGTTTCAATGCTTTCTGGTATTCTCACCACTTATTTGCAGTGATATATGTGCTCTTTATCATCCATGGCATCTTCCTTTACCTCACCCACAAGTGGTACAAGAAAACGGTAAGAATGGTTTCCCACCTACCTTGGTGTTTTAGATAATATTATTCATTTCTCTTGGGATGCCAACTGTTTGACTGTTGAAGAGAATAGTATTTAAAGAAATATTAAATAGAGTAATGTTGT contains the following coding sequences:
- the LOC131044385 gene encoding respiratory burst oxidase homolog protein B; the encoded protein is MGDQRGGEGGCIEIDMDGIRGGEESQLVEVTIEVRSDSVVVHSVNNKDNDSSVLGYETEDQGSVGSSVRNASAKLKHFSQELRSELRKLSFNSRQTGAQRSREFSKLDRNKSEAQRALKGLKFVNTATGNQDMEQQWTSVEMRFEQLAFNGMLSREDFGQCIGMQDSKEFAVEVFDALARRRGEQCGSGSINKETLRQFWTELADQSFDSRMQIFFEIVDKNADGRITEDEVKEVIMLSASANKLSNLKEQAGEYAALLMEELDPDNQGYIEISQLEILLTRPMITSGSMRPNYYSQNLYSQNLSQSLVPLRRGNVMKRTAKKWKYFIEENWQRMWIMAMWIGIMCGLFSWKFIQYKHRAVYQVMGYCVCSAKGAAETLKFNFALILLPVCRNLITWLRNNTKLEIIVPFDDNLNFHKVIAIAIAIGVIVHGGAHLTCDFPRLLHTSDEKYELMKPFFGHERPPNYWHFVFSVEGITGVVMVILMIIAYTLAGPWFRRNRVKLPWGLHRLTGFNAFWYSHHLFAVIYVLFIIHGIFLYLTHKWYKKTTWMYLAIPLLLYIAERIFRSFRSDYNSVNITKVAIYPNDAMSLHITKPHGFKYRSGQYMFVKCPAVSPFQWHPFTITSAPGDDYLSVHIRTRGDWCQQLKRVFSEACAPPMGDKSGQLRVEHNEENRVRLPKFYIDGPYGASAQDYKKYDVMLLIGLGIGATPFISILKDMLQNMKSNATSPVTSRSRAYFYWITREQGSFEWFKGIMNEIAEIDHKGVIEMHNYCTSVYEEGDARSALITMVQALNQAKNGVDIVSGTRVRTHFARPNWRKVFKHVVANHSNATVGVFYCGPQAAVKEIRNLAQEFNHQPSSTTTFQFHKENF